In a single window of the Drosophila albomicans strain 15112-1751.03 chromosome 3, ASM965048v2, whole genome shotgun sequence genome:
- the LOC117570610 gene encoding probable cytochrome P450 4d20 encodes MWLTLLVGAVILLLIWDFARKRHSYAALAKSGITGPTSLPVLGCGLEALHLGAENLIDYVDACFAKYGKTFRMWILNESLVYTMDLQHFEAILSSTTLLEKGQLYQFLRPFLSDGLLLSVGRKWHTRRKIFTNAFHFKILEHYIEIMDKQSGVLVEKLQPFADGEHVVDMLKYVSLAALDVITETAMGVQVNAQSDPDFPYIKALKSVVYIQPDRMLKFSQRYEWLFRLTAPLLHRKLVSDIRIMHDFTDKVIRERRSTVERALTDGSYRPLSLGDAEIGSKSQMALLDILLQASIEGSPLSDADIREEVDTFMFEGDDTTSSGVSHALYSIARHPSVQAKLYAELQQVLGNDRTKPVTQAQLQQLKYLECVIKETMRLYPPVPAIGRYTSKDLQIGDQTIPANTSIYLVFYFAHRDPRHFPDPLRFKPERFLDDNEERQTFTYLPFSAGPKNCIGQKFAMLEMKALISKILRYYELLPKGPDLQPMMNFILRSSTGMCVAMKPRK; translated from the exons ATGTGGCTGACCTTGCTAGTTGGCGCTGTGATCTTGCTACTGATCTGGGACTTTGCACGCAAGCGTCACAGCTATGCGGCACTAGCGAAATCAGGCATTACGGGTCCCACCTCGTTGCCTGTGCTGGGCTGCGGCCTTGAGGCGTTGCATCTAGGAGCGGAGA ATCTCATCGACTATGTCGACGcttgttttgcaaaatatgGCAAAACTTTTCGCATGTGGATCTTAAATGAATCGCTGGTCTACACCATGGATCTACAGCACTTTGAGGCCATACTCAGCAGCACCACGTTGCTGGAGAAGGGACAACTGTATCAATTCCTGCGTCCCTTTCTCAGCGATGGCCTCCTCTTGAGTGTGGGCCGAAAGTGGCACACGCGTCGCAAGATCTTCACCAATGCCTTTCACTTTAAGATCCTCGAACACTACATCGAGATTATGGATAAACAGAGCGGAGTTCTCGTTGAGAAGCTGCAACCTTTTGCGGATGGTGAGCATGTTGTGGACATGTTGAAATATGTGTCACTCGCTGCGCTCGATGTTATCACAG AGACTGCAATGGGTGTGCAAGTGAATGCTCAGAGCGATCCAGACTTTCCCTACATCAAAGCACTCAAAAG CGTTGTCTACATTCAGCCGGACCGCATGCTGAAGTTCTCGCAGCGCTACGAGTGGCTCTTCCGCTTGACCGCCCCGTTGCTGCACCGCAAGTTGGTGAGCGATATACGCATCATGCACGACTTCACCGACAAGGTCATCCGCGAGCGACGTTCGACCGTGGAGCGTGCTCTCACCGACGGCAGCTACCGGCCATTGA gTCTGGGGGATGCAGAGATTGGCAGCAAATCGCAGATGGCACTGCTGGACATTCTGTTGCAAGCCTCCATCGAAGGCAGCCCGCTGAGCGATGCCGACATACGCGAGGAGGTCGATACGTTCATGTTCGAGGGCGACGATACCACCAGCAGTGGCGTCTCGCATGCTCTCTACTCCATCGCCCGGCATCCCTCTGTGCAGGCCAAGCTCTATGCCGAGTTGCAGCAGGTGTTGGGCAACGATCGAACAAAGCCGGTGACTCAGGCACAATTGCAACAGCTCAAGTATCTGGAGTGTGTGATCAAGGAGACGATGCGTTTGTATCCGCCAGTGCCAGCGATTGGCCGATACACCAGCAAAGATCTGCAGATTGGCGATCAGACAATACCAGCGAACACCAGCATCTATTTGGTCTTCTACTTTGCCCATCGAGATCCGCGACACTTTCCCGATCCGCTCAGGTTCAAGCCAGAGCGTTTCCTCGACGACAACGAAGAGCGACAAACGTTCACTTATTTGCCTTTTAGTGCGGGTCCAAAGAATTGCATTGGCCAGAAGTTTGCCATGCTCGAGATGAAGGCGCTGATTAGCAAAATACTCAGATACTATGAGCTGTTGCCCAAGGGACCTGATCTCCAACCTATGATGAACTTTATTCTACGCTCCTCTACAGGCATGTGTGTGGCAATGAAGCCGAGAAAATAG
- the LOC117570611 gene encoding uncharacterized protein LOC117570611, whose translation MLSEEYQVYLETAWQWMSYVPYLVVTYVLLTLLPKSLLRMKRFADADYEANRNKYHRCYGPELCCHVQGLAQEATPVKQKQRKPVTRVYPKRQQPKEVKEEVPQVVAPPVKRSNVTKIARMFESGTAKRQVSRVLPSTLPEIRMFGASEESNESTPCASRKGSIATQLTAQLQHIEHAMQLWQELEEEQHQQQQEKSNSKLSDWEPISVPVAVPALRRTRGTSATPSTASPLSSSPEPASPVLLRQPPALCLKSSMEDIFQAIARSAEEPLELVEQTVDSDSLAPVTCIDDILSERRFSRPLSAYSITDLLNEEQEQSIYVNETTLQPPATLATS comes from the coding sequence ATGTTGTCCGAGGAGTATCAAGTGTATCTGGAGACAGCCTGGCAATGGATGAGCTATGTTCCTTATTTAGTAGTCACCTATGTGCTACTTACGCTGCTGCCCAAATCCCTGCTGCGCATGAAACGATTTGCAGATGCGGATTACGAGGCGAATCGCAATAAATATCATCGATGCTATGGCCCCGAATTGTGTTGTCATGTGCAAGGACTTGCCCAGGAGGCGACGCCTGTCAAGCAGAAGCAACGCAAACCCGTGACGCGTGTGTATCCCAAGCGACAGCAGCCCAAGGAGGTGAAGGAGGAGGTGCCACAAGTGGTGGCGCCACCTGTGAAGCGCAGCAATGTCACCAAGATTGCGCGCATGTTCGAATCGGGCACAGCGAAGCGACAGGTGAGCCGTGTGCTGCCCAGCACGCTGCCCGAGATACGAATGTTCGGTGCCAGCGAGGAGTCCAACGAGTCGACGCCGTGTGCCTCACGCAAGGGCAGCATTGCCACACAGCTGACGGCGCAGCTGCAACACATCGAACACGCCATGCAGCTGTGGCAGGAACTGGAGGAggagcagcatcaacagcagcaggaaaagTCAAACAGCAAGCTGAGCGATTGGGAACCAATTTCCGTGCCCGTTGCTGTTCCCGCTTTGCGACGCACCCGCGGCACCTCGGCCACGCCCTCGACCGCCTCGCCGCTGTCCAGCTCACCGGAGCCCGCCTCCCCGGTGCTGTTGCGTCAGCCGCCAGCGTTGTGCTTGAAATCCAGCATGGAGGACATCTTTCAGGCCATCGCACGCAGCGCAGAAGAACCGCTTGAGCTTGTGGAGCAGACGGTTGACAGCGATAGCTTAGCGCCAGTTACCTGCATCGATGACATACTCTCGGAGCGTCGCTTCTCGCGTCCGTTGTCCGCTTACTCCATCACGGATCTGTTGAACGAGGAGCAGGAACAGTCGATCTATGTGAACGAGACGACGCTGCAGCCTCCCGCAACGCTGGCAACCAGTTGA